The Rhododendron vialii isolate Sample 1 chromosome 1a, ASM3025357v1 region TTAaaagagcaaaaaataaaaatttccaattttgGGTGCGCTTTGCTTAAAGTCGAACTGAACATGAAAGAGGGTGAGGATTCAACTTGGTGAAGGCCAGAATAAAGATCACAAAAGCTGTACAAGGCTCCCACTTATAAAGGAGTCTAAGAGACCAAGTAGGTAGGAACGTTAGCCtagtttttctaattttctggAGAAACTAGTATAGGCCAATTTTCTGTCCGTTTGAATCTGCTGTTCCGTATAATCACAACAATGTGACAGTTAATTTACTTTTTGACCTCAAGCTACAGCACATCTGTCAAGGCTTTAGGCTGTTGAGGTGAAGTCACCACAGCCACAACCGACCTCACTTCACCAATACTGAGATTGTGACTTCGTGAGATGTAGTTATACACTTGCTCTGAAGTCAATATAATGAGCAGAAATGTTGGCCTACCAACCTAGGCCAACTAAATATTCCACCACGCaataattctttttttgaagagCCAGGCAGCCTACTGATAACAAAGCTGGAAATCTTTTCCATTTCTAAATGTTCATTGCTTTAGGTAGTTCGTCTAACAGACTTGTGTATTGGGGAATAATTTCCTTGCAAGGTCCCACCATGCAGtagctttttttaattttgaagaGCCAAACATTTGTCGGTAAATAACAAAGCTGGAAATCTTTTCCATTTCTATATGTTCACTGCTTTTGCTAGTTAGCCTAAGATGGACTTTTGAATTGGCAATATAATGTACCTGCAAGTCATCCAGTTCACCAACCGAGAACTCCGGGATATCGATATAACcctttaccttctttttctcctctccAGCAAGCCACTCACCTGATTCCGTTATAATATTGTTCAAAATGCTCACATCAAACCAATGCACAAAATAtgattagaaaaaagaaaaaaagaaaaaaaaaaaaaaggtaggtAAAACCAGATCCAAAAAATGGAAAACCGGTTACCTTTGACTCTCAGAGTCAACTCATAAGTGTAGCTAACACGTTTCTTATTTCGTACTGTAACCAAGAATGCCTGCACATCACTTGTACATGTTAGTACAGTGTTTCCCCACAACGGACCAGAGTTTCCAAGAACTTAAGATATCATATGCATCAATTAAATTTCACTTAATAAGATCGACAAGGTGAGCATGAAGGTCTTAAGACCCTTCTCTTCTATTCCTGCAGTTTTCTGAAAATCTAGCCAACTTCCAAGGTCAAGCCCTTAAATTTTCTCTTCTAATTCTCCTTTTCACAACAAATATCATTGAGCTACTATAAGCAGTAACAACTTACTCTAACCTTATAGCCACCTATACGTGCTCCATTTATCATCTGAAAGATCTATTGGCTGTTTAACATAATTTGcaacttcttttctttctttgtggcCCATCTTCCCACGCCTTTTAGAAACTTAAACCATCAAGCTTTTGGTAACCTAGAGGTCTAAAAACTACTATAAACTACATTACATATCTCATATTCCAATTTCATAGCTATGCAACTTGAGTTTCCCAAAAGATGCTAATGAGAGTTTCTATTAACTTGGCAAACATAGAGGATCTGGTGAGTGACAAAGTTGAAGCTAATATAAGTAAGCAGCACTGGACCAAGACCAAAAGGGTGTTAGCAAAAATTTGTGACCCATGCCTGCCCACTGCCACATCATTTGCTTTGCCAGCCACTACAACGCGCTAGCCCATACACACATGCCCCTGCAACATTATCTGCTGTGCAACGGATTTGTTCTGCCCAAGTCCCTTTGGAACAAGGCCTTGTACTGGGAAGGTCCAATGTTTGTATATGACACTAGACATtctaatacacacacacacaagcacCCCTTCTCTCCCTATCGACAAACATCGAGATCTTGTCCAGCAGGCTGAAAGATGTTGGTAGCTTTAAAAGTTCTATTCACTTCCTTTAATAGAGGTTATAATAGTATTCTTCTAGCAATACAAAACCGACTTCCCAAATTGGTGAACAAGCCTACACAAGAGTAAAAGCCTAGTATCCAAGGGTTTTTTGAGTGGTGCTATGTGAGTTTTGTAGCGACTAGCTAGTACTTGTTCTTTATGGTTGCTTgagttggttttttgttttctgtaagAGGGCAACTGTGTTAGGTTAGTTATGGTGGTTAATCATCTTGTGTACTTTCTCACGTACCTTCTCGCGTTTGAGTGCTTGTTGTCAATATGATACTGGAGTTCCTTCAATACTCTCATATACTTTGGTATTCTCAACAATTTGGAATcacaattcacaaaaaattcaatcaaattttATACTTCCTAGCAGATGCACTAATCAAGTATCAAAGCTGGCTTCCCATATGTTTCTTCAATATTTCCAGACGTTGAAGTGAACTTTAGTCCACTTCGAAATTTAAAGAGTTTAGAAGAGAAGTTTGGTCGCTGTGGTATAACCATGTTCCAAGAATACAAATTTGGAAGTCAAGTTTCAAAGAGGTGAGAGATAATGATGAACTTGGTAAAGAAGAACATGAAAACTCCAAAGTTCTACAGGGCAATGCCACCTTGTTAGATAAATTTTGGGTACTCAAATAAGTTTTGAGTTATTCAGTCAGTATGTTGCAGGTCATATTAAAGCACATCTTGTTGCAATTTTTAGCTTGGCAATACTGAGGTTTATCAGTAGAGAGAAAGCAGACAAAAGGAAGGGAGCTTAGCGACCTAGGGATTGATAAATGAGTACTTGTTTGTCGGTAGGGAATTAGATTTCAGAATACAAGGAATAGATTCCCCTCAGTTTAGGAAGGAATAGATACTCCTCTGGGAACTAGATTCGCCTTAATTGCTTGTCTCTTGTGTTCCCGACCAAGGTGGTAGCAGTGCGTAGGGCTTAGTTGGGTCATGCTAACGGTGCTCCACGAGAGGTAGTCCATAGGCCAAGGATAGCATAGTAATCAAAAGgtcaaactttttctttttaagaagTCTGTTGATCCTAACCTGAATTAGGAGTGTCCAAACGCTTAGTGAATCTACAAAGCCTCTATCTAAAGAAGTTGACTTTATGACAATTAACCCGGGTTTGTTTGATTGAACTTGACTGTCTCACAGGTAAAGGCCCATTGATTctcctcttttcttgtttctcttcTACCCAAGTAATTCTGGACACTCGAAAGAACCCCTATGTTCCTAAACCAAATTAAACCCCAACCTACTTTTGTGGTAATTGAATGGTACGAAAGTCTTCGCTAATAACCACAACTGCAGTAGCATTTACACCAAATAAAACTGATATGTGGCAAGAGCATGGTGACTTCCAGAAAAGGCTTCTGAATGCTAGTACCTACATTATTGCAAGCGTAACCTTGACAAAGTACAAATGAGATCTAGTTCAGCTTAATATGAAAAGAATTTACGAGCACAGCACCCACTTCAGGCATTGAATATAACAGATACTACTACTCTTCTGAAATGTCAGCTTTTTTGACCTATTCTCTAGTTTATACTCCAAGTTTTCCATTACCTCTCTAAATCTTAGTGAAATTAACAAATCCTAAAACAACTCACAAGTAACCtacaaacaagaagaaaggtGGATAAATCAAGAAGAAAGAACTCCGTATGATAAAGAAGTCATCAAGGGTAGAATTCTGGAAGCTTTTGTACGTATATAAGTTTTGCCAGCAAGGGATTGTGAAGCGAAGTCTCACATCGCTTGGGTACtaaagtaatatgaagaatataaatGTGAGGGCACCCTTACTTCAATAACTAGCTTTTcaggttgagttctacccaagtccgtgtaacatggtatcagagagCTCAGGTTGTcagaggcttttcccctttgtttgtgtcATAGTTGCACgttgtttcattgtgatctgTGTGTGTTCCGGTTGTTTGTTAACCTCTCCACGTGCAAGTCAGGGGTCGCACATGTAGGGAAGTGTTGGAATGTGAagtgaagtcccacatcgcttgggtaccaaagtaatatgaagaatataagtGTGAGAGCACCCTTACTTCAATAGCTAGCGTTTGGGGTTGAGTTttacccaagaccgtgtaacatggtatcagagctcaggTTGCAAGAAATCTTGCGTTCAAGTCTCTCCGTCTGCATTTGTTCCCCGGTTGCATTATACTTCTCCCCTTCGTATTCTGCTTTCTCGTGAGATTTCCCCGCGGTTTTTGCATCATTGTTATCTTCGAAACAGGTATCTACATCAACATTAGCATCGACCGACATTGGAGCAGCAGAATCCACCTTCCCTTTGTTTTTCTCACTAGATGTACCCACATTCTCTTCATCCTCGTCATTAAGAATAATAGGGCAACTAAACCTCCCGATCTTCTCTTTGTCCCCACCTCGCGGCCTCAAACGAACTCTTTCTGCTATACTTTTTGGCCCTTCactctccctttttttctcaTCTCTGCATGTTTGCCCTGATCTCCTCTTGAATTGAACCCTAtcatctccctctccatctACACCCAATTGCCCCAAAAAGACAACCTCGGACAATTTCCATCTACACCTCTTCAATCCAACCTTACCCATTTCCCCTTTCCGCATTCCATTAACACTTCCAATTCCACTCACTTTCtcctttcccttttcctttccaTTACAAACACCAGGCTCATCATCCTCGTCCGCGTAATCACACACGAACTCAAACCAAGATAATCCTAATCAATCCCCTCCTCACCCGAGTCAGAAACCGAATCCATCACACCTTTTTCAACTACTTCATCAACTCCAACTGTTGCTTTACTATAATCCATACGCACAAATACAACATCATCATCTTCCATTGCAAACAAATCCTTTTTCTCTTCaacttagtttttctttttctttttcttcaaatcaactTCAATCTGTTTATTTCTTTAATCCACTCTTTCACTATATTTACACATTCTCTCTGCATCAACCCTACCTATATTCCCCTCCTTATCACTCCAAGCTCCCTGATTCTTTTCTAACCCTTGTTTATCACCCCTAACCCCTGGGGTTTTCCCATCCTTGTCAAAAACAGGGCCAAAACCCACATGAAAACCCACATTTGCGCCGGCTTGGAATTAGATAGTATTGGCCGTGGACTTGGAATCGGCGCCGTCCTCAGCGGCCCTATCGCCAGAATCTCCGTCTATACTCGCTCAATCACCGACGGAGGACTCTGACGCCTTCTGCTTCTTGCCTACcgccttcttcttctcttcctcgTTGTACCGTTGGTAAAAGAGACGTACATCACGCCCAATTCTCTGCTCTGATGTGAATCGGTAGTCCATCTCTTCacaagtagagagagaaaaagagagaacttTGTGTTGAACAAGTAGAGAGAAAACacgctagcttttggggttgagttctatcTAGGaccgtgtaacatggtatcagagtcgggtatgccaaggatgggtagggtgcgtgtcCCTGGCCTACACGCAGCAAGTGCTGCTGAGTGAGCACGCTGGGCatgagggagggtgtgaagcgaagtcccacatcgcttaggtaccaaagtaatatgaagaatataagcgTGAGAGCACCCTTACATCAATAGCTAGCTTGTTTGAGAAGCGAAAGACGTCGGTGTCCTCTGCCAAGAAGCATAAGGCGTCGGAATCCTCCGCCAACGATCGAGCTAGTATAGACGGAGATTCCAACGATAGAGCCGCTGTGGACGGTGCCGATTGCAGGTCCATAGCCAATACCATCCAATTCCAAACCAACAATGCAAATGTATTATATCATTTTTATGTCCTCGTTTtacgtgagggagggtgttagatagcttgatatacattgttgggcccatctCCCAAAAGCTTGAGCCCAACAATGTATACCAAGTAAGCTTTTGGGAGATGGGCCCAACAATgcatatcaagctatctaacacgGACGAGGATGATGAGCCCGGTGTTTGTAATGGAAAGGGAAAGTGAAAGCTTTTGGGagatgggcccaacaatgtatatcaaactATCTAACACAGACGAGGATGATGAGCCTGGTGTTTGTAAtggaaagggaaagagaaagCTTTTGAGAGATGGGCCTaataatgtatatcaagctatctaacacgGACGTGGATGATGAGCCTAGTGTTTGTAatggaaagggaaagaaagaggagaaagtGAGTGGAATTGGAAGTGTTGATGAAATGCAGAAAGGGGAAGTGGGTAATACTGCCAATACCGTCCAATTCCAAGCCAACGGCGCGAATGTGGGTTTTCAATAGGGTTTTGGTCTTGTTTTTTACAAGGATCGGGAAAACCCGGGGGTTAAGAGTGATAAACAAGAGTTATAAAAGAAACAGGGGGCTTGGAATGATAAAGAGGAGAATGTAGGTAGAGTTGATGCGGAGAGAATGTGTAAATCTAGTGAGAGAGTGGAGGAAAGAAATAAAGAGATTGAagttgatttgaagaaaaagaaaaaaactgagaAGTTGAAGAGAAACAAGAATGTGTTTGCAATGGGAGATGATGATGTATTTGTGCGTATGGATTATAGTAGAACAAAAGTTGGAGTTGATGAAGTAGTTGAAAAAGGTGCGGCGGATTCGGTTTCTGACTTgggggatttggaggaggaggagagtgaTTAAGATTATCTTGGTTCAAGTTTGAGTAGCAATTACGCGAATGAGGATGATGAGCCTGGTGTTTGCAATGGAAAGGGAAAGGAGAAAGTAAGTGGATTGGAAGTGTTGACGGAATGCGGAATGGGGAAAAGGTTGGATTGAAGAGGTGTAGACGAAAATCACCCGAGGTTGTCTTTTTGGGGCAATCGAGTGTagatggagagggagatgaTAGGGTTCGATTCAAGAGAAGATTAGGACGAGCACACAGAGATGGGAAAGAAGAGGAGAGTGAAGAGCCAAAAAGTATAGCAAAACAAGTTCGTTTGAGGCCGCGACGTGGGGACAAAGATAAGATTGGGAGGTTTAGTTGCCCTGTTATTCTTAACGATGAGGATGAAGGGAATGTGGATACATCTGGTGAGAAAAAACAAAGGGAGGGTGGATTATGTTGCTCCAATGTCGATCGACGCTAATGTTGATGCAGATATCTGTTTCAAAGATAGCAATGATGCAAAAACCGCGGGGAAATCTCACGAGGAAGCAGAATACGAAAGGAAGAAGTATAATGCAACCAGGAAACAAATGCAGAtggagagacttgaacccaagacctcttgTAACATGAGCTCAGATACCATGTTACATGGTCTTAGGTATAACTCAACCTCAAAAGCTAACTATTGAAGTAAGGGTGTCCTCACGCTTATATTCtacatattactttggtacccaagcaATGTTGAACTTTGCTTCACAGGAATAACTCAAGGGAAAACATATTTTAACAGAAAAGGGGAGTTCCAATCGACTAACTCACTTGCAAAGGCGCAGTCTCAAATAAATTTCTAGAAGTTTCTATCCTCAATAGGTGTGCTTCTACGGCATTAACCTCAAGCCATACGGTTTCTGAGTTCAACATTCATTGCCGTAGTAGAAGAGGCAAGTGAAACAAAAAGTACACCATATACGGAAAAGAATTATGGTTAACCATAACACGTGTTCCTATGACAATCCACACAGCAGTACTTACCTCGCCTACACATTTTGAAACTTCTGTTATTTCAGCTCTGCCACCAGAGAATTCCAAGGACCCAACAGAAATTAGCAACTCCTGCAATTCAAATCTGATGTCAGATGAAAGAAACCAAGATCCCTAGAGTCCATGAATACAAAGGCAACGATACTTTAAATCCTGGATCCTCATTAGGAAGCTGGCCTTAGTCCAGCAGCATGTCCTCCACAAATAACATCTGAACCAGTGAGGTGAAGTTGAACATCACATCCTTTAATTGCTCAGAAAACAAGTACTAAACTATAACAAAAGTGGTGTAGCATCCCACAGAAGTGCTCTAGGAGAACTTCATTCACCAGCAATATCCGTAGCTACATTATAAAAACCAAGTAGAAAGCCTCTTCAACATAATTGAGCAAACTAATCAAAGTCTTAGACTAACATAAGAGCACAAACCTTAATCCTATCACTTGCCCACTTGTTAAGGTTCTTCTCCTCCCATGTTCCAGCCTACATAAAAGCAGTTTAATGTAGCCATAAATTAAGCAACTACAGTAGGCATAAAAGACCCACAACAAATCATGCATAAATATACTTTTACAATATACATTCGTTGTTTGTATTGAATTCCAAATAAAATCAAAGAGTATTTATTTACAAGGCTAAGTTGATGAAGGGTCGAATATACAAACTACAGGGTAATTCCAAAAGAGTTACAAACCAGAGTTTAATGTCTATACTCATGAACATATGGACCAAACCTCAATATAAAGAGCCCCTCATCAAGCTAATTTTGTCCctaaatgaaagaaaatactaCTATGCCTGGGAAACAGAGGAAGTTAGGGGAAAATATTTGGGTTCATTTTACAGATAACGAAGTACATTGCAAAGTACTAGTACTTGTAGTAcgacatgatttttgaaatatgcAAGCTTCTTAACTTGTTAGATTTTCCTCCTATTGTTCAAGGGGCTTTTCATAAGCATTTTGATATGGGACAAGGAGGACTAATCATCCTTCCCCAGTTGTAGCACTTCCCTCTATTTATGATATCACGtatatagaaaaacaaaacaagacaacaAAAATACTGCAACAAGACAAAAAGGGCATAACTAAATAAACATACATGAGAATCCATCTGTGTAGTTCCTTGAACTACCTATGTAGAAAGCTACAATAATAGCATGCTTTGTATGATATGGACATTGCAAGGTGGTTTGTTTGGGAAAGAAAATGTGAAGAGTTCCACAGCAAGCACATTTGAGGACTATTATTATAAGGGTTGGACCTCAAATCGAGCCtctttttcatcaaatttgaaattacatGAAACATTCAGTGAACGATTGGAGATGCCTTAGAAAATCAAGCACCAAATGGACCTCACCAATGATAAACAACTCACATACGTCGATCGGAGACTAGCACAACAAGAAGTTTAAGCCACTTCCAAACAAATGGCAAGTACCCTCcattccaatttgtttgttcctccgttccaatttgtttgtccctcGTTCAAACAATCTATTCTAACCGAATAGAAAAATGAATAAATCTTTTAATTGATTATCTGACAATGCTATATCAAATACTACAAGCAATTTAGAAATTTAGAAGTGACACGAACTTCTAAAAGActaacaaacaaattgggagaCGGGGATAAACTAATAGAGGAAATATCCAAATAACAAGAGAAAGCTCGGAGAAAGGAGATATAGTAGATGTGAGTAGTGTGAAAGTACCCGATTCCAGACAGAACCGAGGTGGGAAGGTGGATGTTGAGAGTGGTTGGACAAATCGTGGGGGTCGAGTTTCTTCGGAAGCGGGAGTGGTGCCGCATCTTCTCTCACCTCCCTCACCCAATACGTATACGACGATGCCGCCGCCGCCATCGCCGCAGCTCCCACCTCCTTCTCCGACGACGTACTCTCCATTCTCCGGCGCTCTACCCCAACTTGTTCGTCAAAACccctaattttcaatttttctagtGGATAAACAACGGAAAACCACCGAATTGATCGAAGTTGAATGTGGAGAGATCTGAAAAACGGAGTGAGAGAGGGATCAGGAcaatgcagagagagagagagagagaggtggtgaGACTGGACGAAGAGAGAGATTGACGGAGGAAGTCTCTGATCCCTTTTGACCATTATGCACATGTGTATGTACTTTCCAGAAACTTCGATCCGTGTCTCCACCATGCAAacgaaaatttattaaaaaaaataaaataaaatccgaGTGCCCGTGATTATACCCCTGAAATCTCAATAAAAAGTACAGTAAGTAGATTAGATCGAATtcatttgagttgatttttagcAGAGTAATTGACAAAATACTTTAGacttagatttaatgaacgattcagatcgtTTGTGTGAAATCCATAATAAAATCGAGTGGCTTATTATCGGGTAAGACCTTCAGAGATATAACcatcggaaaaaaaaagaagctgttTCAGAAAAACTGCACCCCGaagtaggggtgtgcaaaaaacctgCAACTCGaccaacccgacccgaagggtctcagcggggtcgaacatgtggttctGACAGGTGCGAATTCACTTTctgttaaaaattaatttttggttcgGGGTTCGGGTTGATGCATTCCTTACCTGTGGGGTCGGACCCGACCTGACGTAAAGAAACGGGCTCGCGAATGGTTTCTTACCCCTGTTCGGTCCGATTTGCGCGCCTAAAATATTATTACCGAcatggtcgggtcgggttcggggtcaaacccgacccgtgcacacccctacccCCAAGTGCGGTTCGGTGTGTTCCGACCCCATTTCtcgctctcttttttttttctttctaaaattgTATACATTAGAGGTAGAGGATTTCAAAGGCTATTCATAACCTGAATTTCAAATGCCCATGACAGAGCTCAAACCCTAGCCTCCCACATGAGAATGACCAAAAGATGCCAACTAACCTAGCTAGTTAGTCTAGTGAGGGTTCAAAAACTGTCCATACTCCAGAACGCCAAATACCTTTGAGTCTCTGACGAGGCTCAAATCTTGGGTTCCCTTGTGAAAGGACTAGGAGATAAGCAGAGCTACAAGCCATTTGGTTATTTTCTTACTTATTTCAGTGAGCTTTTATCAATGATGAactcttttaaatattttttatatttgacATTATGACCTTTACTCAAATATTGACGATTTTGAgagttttttcttggatatttacaaaaatagtagggttaaagtaatttttttactttttcaactcCTCTCTTCGAGACTAGTCTACAAAAATTAGGCGCAAAACTATCAAAAACGAAAATTTGAATAATaacaaatcaagaaaaagttTTGGACCCACTCTCCTTGGAAATCTGTTCTAAAGGGCGAGATCTACCCATATGTTTGCATTATCTCTAACATATAATTAAGTTCGCCCAAACAATTGACTTCCACTCAAAATATCTTTCGCAATAAAAGCAAAAATACCTTTCAAAGTTCGTCCTAAGGCACCTTGAATAATCTCTCGAagccctaacaaaaaaaatctcacaCTTATTTTTGAAAACGCACTTCTAGAAATGTTCCCAATAAGTTCGGGGCTCGTTGAGGGGTTTTGGACTTCATATATAGGGGTTTAACCCATAAGATTAGGACTTCAtttctatcaatttttttttttttgtgtgtggccATTTTGGAAATAACAAACCTGCATTGATTTAAAAGCAATTACAAAAGGTACGATAATTAATCTCAGCCAACAAAATAACCTCAGAATCGAAAACAAAGAAGTTTGAACTAGAACAGCCAATATCATTATACTAGCCTAAACTGAAAAtgatacacacaaaaaaacttgtctaaaatgccaaaactgttcCAAAATTTTAATTATAAGTGTCATTTCCATGACAGAAATTAACATTTCAGATTCAACGTAGCAAATGGGACAAAGAAACCATACTGCTCTGATCTTTCAACCGCAAATTAGTCTACACTCGGAGCAATTACAGTTATCTACTTCAACCAACTTTTGTAATAGATCAAAAGAATACagaacaaaaagagagaatctATATCATGCGCAACGCCGGGGGAAGGTGTTGAGTTCAGTATGTTGATTAATTGAGGCGTTAGTCTTGGATACATCAGTTAATCTTGGGCTTTGGACGTCTCGGCTTCAGCACAAGCCAGAGAACGATGAGGACAACCAAAAAAGCAGGAACAGTTGTCATGTC contains the following coding sequences:
- the LOC131325123 gene encoding uncharacterized protein LOC131325123; its protein translation is MCIMVKRDQRLPPSISLFVQSHHLSLSLSLHCPDPSLTPFFRSLHIQLRSIRWFSVVYPLEKLKIRGFDEQVGVERRRMESTSSEKEVGAAAMAAAASSYTYWVREVREDAAPLPLPKKLDPHDLSNHSQHPPSHLGSVWNRAGTWEEKNLNKWASDRIKELLISVGSLEFSGGRAEITEVSKCVGEAFLVTVRNKKRVSYTYELTLRVKGEWLAGEEKKKVKGYIDIPEFSVGELDDLQFEVRLNEEKDLTHQDKLKISQDLKLFLQPVREKLLQFEQELKDR